The Mucilaginibacter rubeus genomic interval TGGCCAGCCATAGTTTTGGCCGGGTTTAATGATATTGATCTCATCGCCACCGGTTGGCCCATGTTCCGAGTTAAACAAGACGCCGGTGCCGGGTTCAAATGCCAGGCCCTGGGGGTTTCGATGCCCATAGGTCCAGATCTCCTTGTGTGCAGTATCATTTTTAGTAAATGGATTATCAGCAGGGATACTGCCGTCGTCATTTACCCGGAGTATTTTGCCGTTATAAGCTTTCAGGTCCTGTGCCAGGGCCGGTTGGTCGGCGTCGCCCGTAGTGATGTAAAGTTTCTTATCCGGGCCAAATACCAGCCTGCAGCCGGTATGGTTCTGGTTACCGGGGATGCTCTTAATAATAGTAAATGGATTAATAAGCGAATCGTTCCTGAATTCGTAACGGGCCACACGCACCCTGATATGATTATCCTCGGTATAATTACTGGCAATGTAAATCCACTTGTTTTGCGCAAAAGCAGGGTGCAGGCACATGCCCAGTAAGCCGGTCTTTTTATCAAGCGTAATGTCGTTAACCGTTAGCGCCGGTTTGGGTAAAAGTTTATTGTTTCGGTATATCCTAACCCTACCGGCACGCTCGGTAAATAACATAGTGCCATCAGGCAAAAACGTTATTTGCCATGGAACAATAACGTTGGTTACCAGGGTATCTATTTTAAAACTGACAGCTGTATCGGGACCAACGGCTTTCTTTATACTGATAAAAGCGCTTATCACTAAGGCGCAAAACAACAGGGCAATAACACAAACCGTCCTTAATTTCATAAGCAGGAATTTTATTTTACATGGTAGGCGATTGCTGGTAGATATCCCAGTACTGATCCTTTGTATTAGTTTTTTTAGCGAGGATAATCTTTGAATTTACACTGCCTTTTTTGTCGGATGGGGTAAGGTACAGGTCGGTACCTTTCAGCTTGATCAGGAAGGTATCTTTATCTATCGGCTCAAACTCGTATTGCTGTGTAGCATTATCTGCATTAAGTGGTTGTTCTTCCAAAGCTACTCCGGCATTGGCTTCTGCTACGGGCTGAAAAGTTTTGTTGGTGAAAAGGTTCTTCAGTTTATACGTATTGCCCTCTACATGCTGAAAATCCCAGGTCATGCATTTCCAGTTTTCGGGGTAATAAGCCACCAGCGGAGTACCATTTGCCGACTGCGCGTCTTTAACGCGTAGCAGCATTCCGGTTTGCTCATTTTTAATGGCGTAAGTCCCTTTAATTTGT includes:
- a CDS encoding RICIN domain-containing protein translates to MKRFAWLLCFLLPALAVSAQQIKGTYAIKNEQTGMLLRVKDAQSANGTPLVAYYPENWKCMTWDFQHVEGNTYKLKNLFTNKTFQPVAEANAGVALEEQPLNADNATQQYEFEPIDKDTFLIKLKGTDLYLTPSDKKGSVNSKIILAKKTNTKDQYWDIYQQSPTM
- a CDS encoding PQQ-dependent sugar dehydrogenase; this encodes MKLRTVCVIALLFCALVISAFISIKKAVGPDTAVSFKIDTLVTNVIVPWQITFLPDGTMLFTERAGRVRIYRNNKLLPKPALTVNDITLDKKTGLLGMCLHPAFAQNKWIYIASNYTEDNHIRVRVARYEFRNDSLINPFTIIKSIPGNQNHTGCRLVFGPDKKLYITTGDADQPALAQDLKAYNGKILRVNDDGSIPADNPFTKNDTAHKEIWTYGHRNPQGLAFEPGTGVLFNSEHGPTGGDEINIIKPGQNYGWPVIHHQDTREGMISPLLEYTPSIGPSEAGFYNGNAFPELKGNLLVACLRGESILRIRLNNDKPVTQEVLLKKQYGRIRSLVVGPDGYLYISTSHYDPPEGKGEPPFDMILRLRPSNEKVKQQVQSIAINKKTTVKKQTPAFMFQQLCAACHGDHLQGTEKTKSLLGRNFAHGADKASIVKNITNGITEKGMPAWRGAISAADINKIADYVWVTSKRKK